In Halanaeroarchaeum sp. HSR-CO, one DNA window encodes the following:
- a CDS encoding DUF6757 family protein has protein sequence MQCHYCDRSADLTVEKDGVHVALCEEHFQEQLESLAASDALDEVREQLDVDRA, from the coding sequence ATGCAGTGTCACTACTGCGACCGGAGCGCCGACCTGACCGTCGAGAAGGACGGCGTGCACGTTGCCCTGTGCGAGGAGCACTTCCAGGAGCAACTGGAGTCCCTGGCGGCGTCCGACGCCCTCGACGAGGTCCGGGAGCAGCTGGACGTCGATCGGGCCTGA
- a CDS encoding mandelate racemase/muconate lactonizing enzyme family protein, whose product MRDYANHTTNRAPDRDVAITDIKTCVVEGNFEWNLITIETDAGVTGIGEAYRGGGVPEIVEYTKRFLIGENPLDVERLFRRIIQEMSGHGGTTGKVVTAASGIEFALWDVAGKVLDVPIYQLLGGKFRDEVRIYADVHAGEAYQVEDGFTEYADEDAYTPEAYADAAAQVVDMGFTALKFDLDLPMDNDPDPYNGRVSNAAIQYKVDIVEAVREEIGDDVDLAFDCHWDYATESAKRLATKLEPYDLMWLEDPIPPENMRAQKEVTRSTSTPIATGENRFRVHELSELIYDHGVDIVTPDPSTVGGLAETKRIADRAEEQYMPLSPHNVTSPIGTMAMVHLGAAIPNFDVLEFHALEVDWWDDLHTRDEPLIEDGYIEVPETPGLGIELDESVAREHCLEGTDCF is encoded by the coding sequence ATGAGAGATTACGCCAATCACACCACGAACCGAGCACCGGACCGCGACGTCGCCATCACCGACATCAAGACGTGCGTCGTCGAGGGCAACTTCGAGTGGAACCTGATCACAATCGAAACGGACGCCGGCGTCACCGGCATCGGTGAAGCCTACCGCGGCGGTGGCGTCCCCGAGATCGTCGAGTACACCAAGCGCTTTCTCATCGGTGAAAACCCCCTCGACGTCGAGCGCCTGTTCCGCCGGATCATCCAGGAGATGTCCGGCCACGGTGGCACGACCGGCAAGGTCGTCACCGCCGCCTCGGGTATCGAGTTCGCCCTCTGGGACGTGGCCGGCAAGGTCCTCGACGTCCCGATCTATCAGCTCCTCGGCGGCAAGTTCCGCGACGAGGTTCGCATCTACGCCGACGTCCACGCCGGCGAGGCCTACCAGGTCGAGGACGGGTTCACGGAGTACGCGGACGAGGATGCCTACACGCCCGAAGCCTACGCCGACGCCGCGGCCCAGGTCGTCGACATGGGCTTCACGGCGCTCAAGTTCGACCTCGACCTCCCGATGGACAACGACCCCGACCCCTACAACGGTCGGGTCTCCAACGCCGCCATCCAGTACAAAGTCGACATCGTCGAGGCCGTGCGCGAGGAGATCGGCGACGACGTCGACCTGGCCTTCGACTGTCACTGGGATTACGCCACCGAGAGCGCCAAGCGACTCGCGACGAAGCTCGAGCCCTACGACCTGATGTGGCTCGAGGACCCCATCCCGCCCGAGAACATGCGGGCCCAGAAGGAGGTCACCCGCTCGACGAGCACCCCCATCGCGACCGGGGAGAACCGCTTTCGCGTCCACGAACTCTCCGAACTCATCTACGATCACGGCGTCGACATCGTGACGCCCGATCCCTCGACGGTCGGCGGCCTCGCCGAGACGAAGCGGATCGCCGACCGGGCCGAGGAGCAGTACATGCCCCTCTCGCCGCACAACGTCACCAGCCCCATCGGCACGATGGCGATGGTCCACCTCGGCGCGGCCATCCCGAACTTCGACGTCCTGGAGTTCCACGCCCTCGAGGTCGACTGGTGGGACGACCTCCACACCCGCGACGAACCGCTCATCGAGGACGGCTACATCGAGGTCCCCGAGACGCCCGGTCTCGGCATCGAACTCGACGAATCGGTCGCCCGCGAGCACTGTCTCGAGGGGACGGACTGCTTCTGA
- a CDS encoding DUF2795 domain-containing protein: MTLNQTTDLLESQSYPLTADELTDRHGDHELTLPNGDESLGAVIERSGEESFESAFEAQQAVYASLTSKAIGRKGYSDRDPTPMGVYGPDPVSF, encoded by the coding sequence ATGACACTGAATCAGACGACCGACCTGCTCGAGTCCCAGTCGTACCCGCTGACGGCCGACGAACTGACCGACCGCCACGGCGACCACGAACTGACTCTGCCGAACGGAGACGAGTCACTGGGGGCCGTCATCGAACGGTCCGGCGAGGAGTCCTTCGAGTCCGCCTTCGAGGCCCAGCAAGCCGTCTATGCCTCCTTGACCAGCAAGGCCATCGGCCGCAAGGGCTACAGCGACCGCGACCCGACCCCGATGGGCGTCTACGGTCCCGACCCGGTCTCCTTCTGA
- a CDS encoding YkgJ family cysteine cluster protein — translation MRVDCEGCAGCCVDWRTLGPVAEHERDGAHRPLDDVYNLVPLSRDDVHALLDAGLADATTPRLWTADEGPSVTVDGHDIAAIDGKPVFFLGLRKVPKPVAPFDTDPQWLPTCVFLDPETLQCRVHDAEPYPEECAAYPGSNLALGAQTECERVEETMGGERLLDRTPPSDADGPLVGPQAVGQKVFVYPEADALTGIVDRAARQALTAEDRARFVAAAAAGSPGTTETDETHYETALERARAADSWAGRAIASWTDRAETADPDPELGREVEDERGAPPTPGW, via the coding sequence ATGCGCGTCGACTGCGAGGGGTGTGCTGGCTGTTGTGTCGACTGGCGCACGCTCGGCCCCGTGGCCGAACACGAACGCGACGGTGCCCACCGTCCCCTCGACGACGTGTACAACCTGGTCCCGCTCTCGCGGGACGACGTACACGCGCTGCTGGACGCGGGGCTGGCGGACGCCACCACCCCTCGTCTCTGGACCGCCGACGAAGGGCCATCGGTCACCGTCGATGGCCACGATATCGCCGCTATCGACGGCAAGCCCGTCTTCTTTCTGGGCCTCCGGAAGGTCCCGAAACCGGTCGCGCCCTTCGACACCGACCCACAGTGGCTCCCGACCTGTGTCTTCCTCGACCCGGAGACCCTGCAGTGTCGGGTGCACGACGCGGAGCCCTACCCCGAGGAGTGCGCCGCGTACCCCGGGTCGAACCTCGCGCTCGGGGCCCAGACCGAGTGCGAGCGCGTCGAGGAAACGATGGGCGGCGAGCGATTGCTCGACCGAACACCCCCATCGGATGCCGATGGCCCGCTCGTGGGCCCCCAGGCCGTCGGCCAGAAGGTCTTCGTCTACCCCGAGGCCGACGCGCTGACCGGGATCGTCGACCGGGCCGCCCGGCAGGCGCTCACGGCCGAGGACCGCGCCCGGTTCGTCGCCGCTGCGGCCGCCGGGTCACCGGGGACCACGGAGACCGACGAGACGCACTACGAGACCGCTCTCGAGCGCGCCCGGGCGGCCGATTCCTGGGCCGGGCGGGCGATCGCGTCGTGGACGGACCGGGCCGAGACCGCCGACCCCGACCCCGAACTCGGTCGCGAGGTCGAAGACGAGCGAGGGGCGCCACCGACTCCCGGATGGTGA
- a CDS encoding DUF5786 family protein: MSLGAYDEDEYERRERKNATVDMSEDDTRNSYEGSIEYDSGDSADELLEQFEEIKSN, from the coding sequence ATGTCACTGGGAGCCTACGACGAAGACGAATACGAACGTCGCGAGCGGAAGAACGCCACCGTGGACATGAGCGAAGACGACACGCGAAACTCCTACGAGGGGTCGATCGAGTACGACTCGGGAGATTCCGCAGACGAACTCCTCGAACAGTTCGAGGAGATCAAATCCAACTAG
- a CDS encoding surface glycoprotein, whose protein sequence is MKPSALRESNMDRQQLIAIFLTVIMAGSVFAYAASFF, encoded by the coding sequence TTGAAACCGTCGGCGCTCCGAGAGAGTAACATGGACCGACAGCAACTCATCGCCATCTTCCTCACCGTGATCATGGCCGGATCCGTCTTCGCGTACGCGGCGTCGTTCTTCTGA
- a CDS encoding helicase C-terminal domain-containing protein, giving the protein MQPDRIVEEFPAPSYRGAQQQALQDVREAFEAGNDVVLVRAPTGTGKSLIARAIMGCARQPGAADPTEAVGAYYTTPQVSQLDDVAEDPLLSDLQVVRGKRNYDCILAGEEHTPVDRAPCARKRGYDCAVKHRCPYFSARAIASSREYAAMTLAYFMHTAGSDVFGQRDVGVIDEAHGLGEWAEMYAAIDLGPATLPVWDDLRIPDLDGDVERTARFAEQVIDVCESAKDELLVADELTPDEAGRRDRLQDRIADLTWFVDDYRDPDSATTWVVDQGDGGRITIKPMDPERYLNHTIWERANRFALLSATILDKDAFCRSVGLDPSRVALVDVPHTFPVENRPLYDVTQGRMTYEDREETIPRIAETIGSLMAEHPHEKGLVHAHSYDIQSKLAQHLRSLGVGDRVRVHDRDTRDESLETWKASDDPEVFLSVKMEEALDLSGDLARWQVLTKAPFPNTNDSRVARRLSDGQWPWYYRTALRTVIQAAGRVVRSPDDYGATYLADTSLLDLFERARTDMPDWFADAVDRMDRPSLPALDADAALAGMDGRVRQVAAVEDDPTQQRVSRSETTSADGGGHGQGGERSGPPDGGAPSRTGREQGSRSPLSDVWDP; this is encoded by the coding sequence GTGCAGCCTGACCGCATCGTCGAGGAGTTTCCGGCACCGTCCTACAGAGGAGCCCAGCAACAGGCCTTGCAGGACGTCCGCGAGGCCTTCGAGGCGGGGAACGACGTCGTGCTGGTCCGCGCGCCGACCGGGACCGGGAAGTCCCTCATCGCCCGGGCAATCATGGGGTGTGCGCGTCAGCCCGGGGCGGCCGACCCCACCGAAGCTGTGGGCGCGTACTACACGACCCCACAGGTGTCCCAGCTCGACGACGTCGCCGAGGACCCACTTCTGTCCGATCTACAGGTCGTGCGCGGCAAGCGAAACTACGACTGTATCCTCGCCGGCGAGGAGCACACGCCGGTCGACCGGGCGCCCTGCGCCCGGAAACGGGGGTACGACTGTGCGGTCAAACACCGCTGTCCGTACTTCTCCGCCCGGGCCATCGCCAGTTCCCGCGAGTACGCCGCCATGACCCTCGCGTACTTCATGCATACGGCCGGTTCCGACGTCTTCGGGCAGCGCGACGTCGGCGTCATCGACGAGGCCCACGGCCTGGGCGAGTGGGCGGAGATGTACGCCGCTATCGACCTGGGGCCGGCGACGCTCCCGGTCTGGGACGACCTCCGGATCCCGGACCTCGACGGCGACGTCGAACGGACGGCCCGATTCGCCGAACAGGTGATCGACGTCTGCGAGTCGGCCAAGGACGAACTGCTCGTCGCGGACGAACTGACCCCCGACGAGGCGGGCCGCCGGGACCGACTTCAGGACCGCATCGCGGACCTCACCTGGTTCGTCGACGACTACCGCGATCCGGACAGCGCGACGACGTGGGTCGTCGACCAGGGCGACGGTGGGCGGATCACGATCAAGCCGATGGACCCCGAGCGATACCTCAACCACACCATCTGGGAGCGGGCAAACCGGTTCGCCCTCCTCTCGGCGACCATCCTCGACAAGGACGCCTTCTGCCGGAGCGTCGGCCTCGATCCGAGTCGGGTCGCGCTGGTCGACGTCCCGCACACGTTCCCCGTCGAGAACCGCCCGCTGTACGACGTGACCCAGGGGCGGATGACCTACGAGGACCGGGAGGAGACGATCCCCCGCATCGCCGAGACCATCGGATCGCTCATGGCCGAACACCCCCACGAGAAGGGGCTCGTCCACGCACATTCCTACGACATCCAGTCCAAACTCGCCCAGCACCTCCGCTCGCTGGGCGTCGGCGACCGCGTGCGCGTCCACGACCGGGACACCCGGGACGAGTCCCTCGAGACCTGGAAAGCGAGCGACGACCCGGAGGTGTTCCTGTCGGTGAAGATGGAGGAGGCCCTGGACCTCTCCGGCGACCTCGCGCGGTGGCAGGTGCTCACCAAGGCCCCGTTCCCGAACACCAACGACTCGCGGGTGGCCCGACGACTGTCGGACGGGCAGTGGCCCTGGTACTACCGCACGGCGCTCCGGACGGTCATCCAGGCGGCGGGCCGGGTGGTTCGGTCCCCGGACGACTACGGGGCGACCTACCTGGCCGACACCAGCCTGCTCGACCTCTTCGAGCGGGCCCGGACCGACATGCCCGACTGGTTCGCCGACGCCGTCGACCGGATGGACCGGCCGTCGCTCCCCGCCCTCGACGCGGATGCCGCGCTCGCCGGGATGGACGGGCGCGTGCGCCAGGTAGCGGCCGTCGAAGACGACCCCACACAGCAGCGCGTCTCACGGTCCGAGACGACCTCCGCGGACGGCGGTGGTCACGGACAGGGTGGCGAGCGGAGCGGGCCACCGGATGGGGGTGCGCCGAGTCGAACCGGGCGCGAACAGGGCTCGCGGAGCCCGTTGTCGGACGTGTGGGACCCCTGA
- a CDS encoding NAD(P)H-binding protein, with amino-acid sequence MQVLVTGATGFVGSHLVPALLAAGHDVRALVRDETRYDGPEAVTLVEADLLDASSLEGAFDGCEAAYYLVHSMGAAGDFEEKDRRAARNFAEKASEAGVSQVVYLGGLGGEDGTLSEHLRSRREVEAVLEGGEYDLTVFRAAIVVGAESSSFRIVAALTKRLPVMITPEWVRTRSQPIYVDDVVAYLAGAIETDAARGRTFEIGGPEVLTYQQMMQRTAAALGRRLFVIPVPVLTPRLSAYWVDLVTDVPASVAHPLIEGLKNPVVVNDDSVTDVIEVDLTPFDEAVRKTLTEMGEPVVDG; translated from the coding sequence ATGCAAGTACTGGTGACCGGCGCGACCGGGTTCGTGGGTTCGCATCTCGTTCCCGCGCTCCTCGCGGCCGGGCACGACGTCCGGGCGCTCGTGCGGGACGAGACACGCTACGACGGTCCCGAAGCCGTGACGCTGGTCGAGGCGGATCTGCTCGACGCGTCGTCGCTCGAGGGGGCGTTCGACGGGTGTGAGGCCGCGTACTACCTCGTCCACTCGATGGGCGCCGCGGGGGATTTCGAGGAGAAGGACCGGCGGGCGGCCCGGAACTTCGCGGAGAAGGCGAGCGAGGCAGGCGTCTCGCAGGTCGTCTACCTCGGGGGGTTGGGCGGTGAGGACGGGACGCTCTCGGAGCACCTGCGGTCGCGCCGCGAGGTCGAGGCGGTCCTCGAGGGCGGCGAGTACGACCTGACCGTCTTCCGGGCAGCCATCGTGGTCGGGGCGGAGAGTTCGAGTTTCCGTATCGTCGCCGCTCTGACCAAACGCCTCCCCGTGATGATCACGCCCGAGTGGGTCCGCACCCGGTCCCAGCCCATCTACGTGGACGACGTGGTCGCCTACCTCGCCGGCGCCATCGAGACCGACGCCGCGCGGGGCCGAACGTTCGAGATCGGTGGGCCGGAGGTCCTCACCTACCAACAGATGATGCAGCGGACCGCCGCGGCCCTCGGCCGTCGACTGTTCGTGATCCCGGTGCCGGTGCTCACGCCTCGGCTGTCGGCGTACTGGGTCGACCTCGTCACCGACGTCCCGGCCTCGGTCGCCCACCCGCTCATCGAGGGCCTCAAAAATCCGGTCGTCGTGAACGACGATAGCGTAACGGACGTCATCGAGGTCGATCTGACGCCCTTCGACGAGGCGGTCAGAAAGACGTTAACGGAGATGGGAGAACCGGTCGTCGATGGGTGA
- a CDS encoding PHP domain-containing protein codes for MVYADLHVHTDVSDGSLSLSAVPAAARRSGVSVVAITDHDRIHPGLSHPVTVMDGVEVVHGIELRVQAAEQRVDLLAYGVTPTESLRAELARIQRDRVERGRAIVECVEDRLEVSLDVDLVEGVGRPHVARAVVDHGDTAYERLGDVFEDLIGESDPCFVARDVPAFADALPLLQASSHLVSLAHPFRYPDPEGALALCEHLDAVESVYPYDGARGHGGEPATDAALLAETVEEYALVETGGSDAHGRRLGLAGLSAAQYDRVAEHLPVP; via the coding sequence ATGGTCTACGCCGACCTCCACGTCCACACCGACGTCTCGGACGGGTCTCTGTCGCTTTCGGCGGTGCCAGCGGCCGCACGTCGGTCCGGGGTCAGTGTCGTGGCCATCACGGACCACGACCGCATTCACCCCGGGCTGTCCCATCCGGTGACGGTGATGGACGGCGTCGAGGTCGTGCACGGCATCGAACTGCGCGTCCAGGCAGCCGAGCAGCGCGTCGACCTCCTCGCGTATGGCGTGACGCCGACCGAATCGCTCCGGGCGGAACTGGCCCGCATCCAGCGCGACCGTGTCGAGCGCGGGCGGGCCATCGTGGAGTGCGTCGAGGACCGGCTCGAGGTCTCGCTCGACGTCGACCTCGTCGAGGGCGTCGGGCGGCCCCACGTCGCCCGCGCGGTGGTCGACCACGGCGATACCGCCTACGAACGTCTCGGCGACGTCTTCGAGGACCTCATCGGCGAATCAGACCCGTGTTTCGTGGCTCGCGACGTCCCGGCGTTCGCCGACGCCCTGCCACTGCTGCAGGCGTCCAGCCACCTCGTCTCCCTCGCCCATCCGTTCCGGTATCCCGACCCGGAAGGGGCCCTGGCGCTCTGCGAGCACCTCGACGCGGTCGAATCGGTCTACCCCTACGACGGGGCGCGCGGCCACGGCGGGGAGCCGGCCACCGACGCCGCGCTCCTCGCCGAGACGGTCGAGGAGTACGCCCTCGTCGAGACCGGTGGGAGCGACGCCCACGGGCGTCGACTCGGGCTCGCCGGCCTCTCTGCGGCGCAGTACGACCGCGTGGCCGAGCACCTTCCGGTTCCGTGA
- a CDS encoding zinc-binding dehydrogenase, with translation MRAMVITDFGDTDVFEEREVETPEPGPTEVRVTVHASSVNPVDYKIRQAGSWANVSPPAIIGYDVSGVVDAVGEAVTDFAVGDEVFYTPEIFVGEGSYAEYHVAAADIVAHKPPSLTHEEAAVLPLAGGTAWDAVIERGDVEAGETVLIHGTGGVGSVAAQLALASGARVVTVSSPETAPLMADLGVDLVLDYTADDVTDAVQAHFDADEPIDLVVDTVGGTAVADSMDVLRPHGTAVTIQNPQGDVGAQYAKNPTLELLFLERARDKLDGLRRLVESGHLEPMIDSTRPVQEVARAHELVEAGGLEGKIALDVDFA, from the coding sequence ATGCGAGCGATGGTCATCACCGACTTCGGTGACACCGACGTCTTCGAGGAGCGCGAAGTCGAGACGCCCGAACCGGGCCCCACCGAGGTCCGGGTGACGGTGCACGCGTCCTCGGTCAACCCGGTCGACTACAAGATCCGACAGGCCGGTTCCTGGGCGAACGTCTCGCCGCCGGCGATCATCGGCTACGACGTCTCCGGCGTCGTCGACGCCGTCGGGGAGGCGGTGACCGACTTCGCGGTCGGTGACGAGGTCTTCTACACGCCCGAGATATTCGTCGGCGAGGGGAGTTACGCCGAGTACCACGTCGCGGCGGCGGACATCGTCGCCCACAAGCCACCGTCGCTCACCCACGAGGAGGCGGCCGTCCTTCCGCTGGCCGGCGGCACCGCGTGGGACGCCGTCATCGAGCGCGGCGACGTCGAGGCCGGCGAGACCGTCCTGATCCACGGCACCGGCGGCGTCGGGTCGGTCGCGGCACAACTGGCCCTCGCCTCGGGCGCGCGGGTCGTCACCGTCTCCAGCCCCGAGACCGCACCGCTCATGGCGGACCTCGGCGTGGACCTGGTGCTCGATTACACGGCGGACGACGTGACCGACGCCGTCCAGGCCCACTTCGACGCCGACGAACCGATCGACCTGGTCGTGGACACGGTCGGCGGGACCGCCGTGGCCGACAGCATGGACGTGCTCCGACCCCACGGGACCGCGGTGACCATCCAGAACCCCCAGGGCGACGTCGGCGCACAGTACGCCAAAAACCCCACGCTGGAACTCCTCTTCCTCGAGCGGGCGCGCGACAAACTCGACGGGCTCCGCAGGCTCGTGGAGAGCGGTCACCTCGAACCGATGATCGACTCGACCCGACCAGTACAGGAGGTCGCGCGAGCCCACGAACTCGTCGAAGCAGGTGGGCTCGAGGGGAAGATCGCCCTCGACGTGGACTTCGCCTGA
- the larC gene encoding nickel pincer cofactor biosynthesis protein LarC, whose translation MRTLAVDGRMGASGDMLLGALLAAGADRSALAPVEAVLPVRYIVETVDRNGIEATTVSVQYTETAADEHGSHQSGTHEGGHDHAHAHDHESDQHDQGHSHGHEHDRGDGSHDNHAEGHGPTRTLDEIVAIVDEMALPPGVREDAVATFAVLAEAESRVHGTDLAATTVHEVGADDAIADVVGTALLLADLEIERVVVPPVNAGSGEVSMAHGTYPIPAPAVVEIARRADWSLAGGPVEGELLTPTGAALLSHFGEGVEALRALDVDAVGYGAGSRTYPHRPNVLRVLVGDGGRPETDGTAADEELALRREPIAVVETTVDDVTPEVLGSLHETLAEAGALDVAIAPVGMKKSRPGHVVQVIVAPTDARAVAARLARETGTLGVRVIDAAHRWVADRTVEPVTLTIDGETFEVGVKVGTDTGGVQYDASAEYDDAVAVATETGLAVREIVRRAEREIDETE comes from the coding sequence ATGCGAACGCTTGCCGTGGACGGCCGGATGGGTGCCAGCGGTGACATGCTGCTCGGGGCGTTGCTCGCGGCGGGCGCCGACCGGTCTGCGCTGGCCCCCGTCGAAGCCGTCCTGCCCGTCAGGTACATCGTGGAGACCGTGGACAGGAACGGCATCGAGGCCACGACGGTCTCGGTGCAGTACACGGAGACGGCGGCCGACGAGCATGGTAGCCACCAGAGCGGGACACACGAGGGCGGCCACGACCATGCACACGCACACGACCACGAGAGCGACCAACACGATCAGGGCCACTCCCACGGACACGAGCACGACAGAGGGGACGGAAGCCACGACAACCACGCCGAGGGGCACGGGCCGACGAGAACCCTGGACGAGATCGTCGCGATCGTCGACGAGATGGCCCTGCCGCCAGGGGTCCGCGAGGACGCCGTCGCGACGTTCGCGGTGCTCGCCGAGGCCGAGTCGCGGGTCCACGGCACCGATCTGGCGGCCACGACCGTCCACGAGGTCGGGGCGGACGACGCCATCGCCGACGTCGTCGGGACGGCGTTGTTGCTCGCCGACCTCGAGATAGAACGAGTCGTCGTCCCGCCGGTCAACGCCGGATCGGGGGAGGTGTCGATGGCCCACGGGACGTACCCGATCCCGGCACCGGCGGTGGTCGAGATAGCCAGACGGGCCGACTGGTCGCTGGCCGGCGGCCCGGTCGAGGGCGAGTTGCTGACGCCGACCGGTGCCGCACTACTCAGCCACTTCGGCGAGGGTGTCGAGGCGCTCCGCGCGCTGGACGTCGACGCCGTCGGGTACGGTGCGGGATCGCGAACCTATCCGCACCGGCCGAACGTCCTCCGTGTCCTGGTCGGCGACGGCGGACGGCCCGAAACGGACGGTACGGCGGCCGACGAGGAACTCGCCCTGCGACGGGAACCCATCGCGGTCGTCGAGACGACGGTCGACGACGTGACGCCCGAGGTGCTCGGGTCCCTGCACGAGACGCTGGCGGAAGCGGGCGCCCTGGACGTCGCCATCGCCCCGGTAGGGATGAAGAAGTCACGGCCCGGCCACGTCGTGCAGGTGATCGTGGCACCGACAGACGCGCGGGCCGTCGCCGCTCGGCTGGCGCGCGAGACCGGGACGCTCGGCGTCCGGGTGATCGACGCGGCGCACCGCTGGGTCGCCGACCGGACCGTCGAGCCCGTCACGCTGACTATCGACGGGGAGACCTTCGAGGTCGGCGTCAAGGTCGGGACCGACACCGGGGGCGTCCAGTACGACGCGAGTGCCGAGTACGACGACGCGGTCGCGGTCGCGACGGAGACGGGGCTCGCCGTTCGTGAGATCGTGCGACGAGCGGAGCGAGAAATCGACGAGACGGAATGA
- the larB gene encoding nickel pincer cofactor biosynthesis protein LarB yields the protein MQDLLADVAAGERTVEEARRALDGYTRVDDFARLDTGRADRAGIPEVVLGEGKSTDQLRAIAESFLDDRGHVVLTRVDGGAVGSLEPLGSEADWHPDSNVLVLRATDYEPPECEGTVAVVSGGTSDVPVAEEAAVTAREMGCTVETYYDVGVAGIHRVLSEADALAAADSIVVAAGREGALPTVVAGLVDVPVIGLPVSIGYGHGGDGEAALAGMLQSCTVLSTVNIDAGFVAGAQAAQIARN from the coding sequence ATCCAGGACCTACTCGCGGACGTCGCCGCGGGGGAGCGAACCGTCGAGGAGGCGCGACGGGCCCTCGACGGGTACACGCGCGTCGACGACTTCGCCCGGCTGGACACCGGGCGGGCGGACCGGGCGGGCATCCCGGAGGTGGTGCTGGGGGAGGGGAAGTCCACCGACCAGCTCCGGGCTATCGCCGAGTCGTTCCTCGACGACCGCGGCCACGTCGTCCTCACCCGGGTTGACGGTGGGGCGGTCGGGTCGCTCGAGCCTCTCGGGAGCGAGGCCGACTGGCACCCGGACTCGAACGTCCTCGTGCTCCGAGCCACCGACTACGAACCGCCGGAGTGCGAGGGAACGGTCGCGGTCGTGTCGGGCGGAACGTCGGACGTCCCGGTCGCCGAGGAGGCGGCCGTGACGGCCCGCGAGATGGGCTGTACGGTCGAGACGTACTACGACGTCGGCGTGGCGGGGATCCACCGCGTCCTCTCCGAGGCCGACGCCCTGGCTGCGGCCGACAGCATCGTCGTGGCCGCGGGTCGGGAGGGCGCGCTGCCGACGGTCGTCGCCGGTCTCGTCGACGTCCCGGTCATCGGTCTCCCGGTGTCCATCGGCTACGGCCACGGTGGGGACGGGGAGGCCGCGCTCGCCGGGATGCTGCAGTCGTGCACCGTGCTCTCGACGGTGAACATCGACGCCGGCTTCGTCGCCGGCGCGCAGGCGGCACAGATCGCGCGGAACTGA
- the larE gene encoding ATP-dependent sacrificial sulfur transferase LarE produces MGDIADTVRDIRADLRSRDGVVVAFSGGVDSAVVAALAHDALGDDAVAVTAKSETLPAAELEAAVRVADEIGIRHERVSFSELDDERFVANDDDRCYHCRTMRLGELSEAARDLGIDTVCDGTNASDASGGHRPGLRAVEEQEAYSPLLAHDVTKEQVREIARAYDLSVAEKPSMACLSSRIPTGQEVTEERLTRIEEAEQFLRDWGFDQFRVRDHDGFARIEIGAEELEAALDPEFARAADEHVRAAGFDAVALDLEGYRTGSVSPDG; encoded by the coding sequence ATGGGAGATATCGCCGACACCGTCCGCGACATCCGGGCCGACCTCCGCAGCCGAGACGGGGTAGTGGTCGCTTTCAGTGGTGGTGTCGACTCAGCCGTCGTCGCCGCCCTCGCTCACGACGCCCTGGGTGACGATGCCGTCGCCGTAACGGCGAAGAGCGAGACGCTCCCGGCGGCCGAACTCGAGGCAGCAGTGCGGGTCGCCGACGAAATCGGCATCCGCCACGAACGCGTCTCCTTCAGCGAACTCGACGACGAGCGGTTCGTCGCGAACGACGACGACCGGTGTTACCACTGCCGAACGATGCGGTTGGGCGAACTGTCCGAGGCCGCCCGCGACCTCGGCATCGATACCGTCTGCGACGGGACGAACGCCAGCGACGCCAGTGGCGGGCACCGCCCCGGCCTCCGCGCGGTCGAAGAGCAGGAAGCATACTCCCCACTCCTGGCCCACGACGTCACGAAAGAACAGGTCCGGGAGATCGCGAGGGCGTACGACCTCTCCGTCGCCGAGAAACCGTCGATGGCCTGTCTCTCCTCGCGCATTCCAACCGGGCAGGAAGTGACCGAGGAGCGGCTCACCCGCATCGAAGAAGCCGAGCAGTTCCTGCGCGACTGGGGCTTCGACCAGTTCCGTGTGCGCGACCACGACGGCTTCGCCCGCATCGAGATCGGTGCCGAGGAACTCGAGGCCGCCCTCGATCCCGAATTCGCCCGGGCGGCGGACGAGCACGTTCGCGCCGCCGGGTTCGACGCGGTCGCGCTCGACCTCGAAGGCTACCGGACCGGCAGCGTCAGTCCGGACGGCTAG